The following are encoded together in the Methanosarcina flavescens genome:
- a CDS encoding winged helix-turn-helix domain-containing protein: MTPEEAAKRKEEWVAKMKKEGRMKEDMTEDHKACLNALQNPVRRNILKALVEQKKSLEEIKTELKLTDSQASYNLNTLESTLCIEKEENEGVTYYILTPRGEGYMKNVELKK; the protein is encoded by the coding sequence ATGACACCTGAGGAAGCCGCAAAAAGAAAAGAAGAATGGGTTGCAAAGATGAAAAAGGAAGGCAGGATGAAAGAGGATATGACAGAAGATCATAAAGCCTGCCTTAATGCACTGCAAAACCCAGTTCGCAGAAACATTCTTAAAGCCCTGGTTGAGCAGAAAAAGTCACTGGAAGAAATTAAGACAGAGCTCAAACTCACGGATTCCCAGGCAAGTTACAACCTCAATACGCTGGAAAGTACTCTCTGTATTGAAAAAGAGGAGAACGAAGGAGTTACATATTATATCCTGACTCCCAGGGGAGAAGGGTATATGAAAAATGTGGAGCTAAAAAAATAA
- a CDS encoding ferredoxin domain-containing protein has translation MKHNPELESIELLAKIILTAARTAPKGKGIDDIVTYLLSQEEKDELADRMEELSEIKGLKFLLRDAGNVRDADAITLIGLKASGISNLDCGACGFATCKEMLEHGKVQKEFSGPHCMIKYLDLGIAVGSAAAKAKDLCIDNRVLYSAGAAACYFKIIDADVAMGLPLSVKGKNIFFDRESTRKVKG, from the coding sequence ATGAAACATAATCCCGAACTTGAGTCCATTGAACTGCTTGCAAAAATAATTCTTACTGCTGCCCGGACTGCCCCAAAAGGAAAAGGAATTGACGATATTGTAACCTACCTTCTTTCTCAGGAGGAAAAAGACGAGCTTGCTGACCGAATGGAAGAGTTAAGCGAAATCAAGGGACTGAAGTTCCTTCTTCGGGATGCCGGAAATGTCAGGGATGCTGATGCAATTACTCTTATAGGGTTGAAGGCTTCAGGCATTAGCAACCTCGACTGTGGAGCCTGCGGATTTGCAACCTGTAAGGAAATGCTTGAACACGGAAAGGTTCAGAAAGAATTTTCAGGCCCCCACTGTATGATCAAGTACCTTGACCTCGGAATTGCCGTGGGCTCGGCAGCAGCAAAAGCAAAGGATCTCTGTATCGACAACCGCGTTCTTTATTCTGCAGGCGCTGCGGCGTGTTACTTTAAAATTATAGATGCAGATGTGGCTATGGGGCTTCCGCTGAGTGTTAAAGGAAAAAACATCTTTTTTGATCGGGAATCCACAAGAAAAGTCAAAGGGTAA
- the lysA gene encoding diaminopimelate decarboxylase: protein MVSKNLPFTKEDILKIMEKYPTPFHIYDEKAIRENARKMKSAFKDVPGFKEFFAVKALPNPFILKILKEEGFGADCSSLPELILAEKAGMTGDDIMFSSNDTPSEEFIKAKELGGFINLDDISHIDYMERSAGLPEIICFRYNPGSLKEGNAIIGKPEEAKYGFTREQMFEGYRILRDKGLKRFGMHTMVASNELNPDYFVETARILFELIVEISKELNINFEFVNLGGGIGIPYRPEEEPVSFEAIAKGVKEAYEATITANGLHPLKVFMECGRVITGPYGYLISQVRHLKHTYKDYVGMDSCMANLMRPGMYGAYHHITVLGKENEAPARKYDVTGSLCENNDKFAIDRPLPEIEIGDILAIHDTGAHGHAMGFNYNGKLRSAELLLREDGSVVQIRRAETIEDYFATLDFEALKDFK, encoded by the coding sequence ATGGTTTCAAAAAATCTCCCTTTTACAAAAGAAGATATCCTTAAAATTATGGAAAAATATCCCACTCCTTTTCATATTTACGATGAGAAAGCTATTAGGGAAAACGCCAGAAAGATGAAATCCGCCTTTAAAGATGTTCCCGGCTTCAAGGAGTTTTTTGCAGTAAAAGCCCTTCCTAACCCTTTTATCCTTAAGATCCTCAAAGAGGAGGGCTTCGGGGCAGACTGCAGTTCTCTTCCAGAACTTATCCTTGCGGAGAAAGCAGGGATGACCGGCGATGATATTATGTTCAGCTCAAATGATACGCCGTCCGAGGAGTTTATAAAAGCAAAGGAACTTGGCGGCTTTATCAACCTTGACGATATCAGCCATATCGATTACATGGAAAGATCTGCAGGGCTTCCGGAGATCATTTGCTTCAGGTACAATCCCGGATCCCTGAAAGAAGGAAATGCTATCATAGGAAAGCCGGAAGAGGCGAAGTATGGATTTACACGAGAACAGATGTTTGAAGGGTACAGGATCCTCAGGGACAAGGGCTTGAAGCGCTTCGGGATGCACACTATGGTAGCCTCGAATGAATTGAATCCTGATTACTTTGTGGAAACCGCAAGGATTCTTTTCGAACTTATAGTTGAAATCTCAAAGGAACTCAACATAAATTTCGAATTTGTAAACCTGGGCGGAGGCATAGGCATCCCCTACAGGCCCGAAGAAGAGCCTGTCTCTTTCGAAGCCATTGCAAAAGGTGTAAAAGAGGCTTACGAGGCTACTATTACAGCTAACGGGCTTCATCCGCTTAAAGTCTTCATGGAATGCGGCCGCGTGATTACAGGCCCCTACGGATACCTGATTTCCCAGGTAAGACATCTCAAGCATACCTACAAGGACTATGTTGGCATGGACTCCTGTATGGCAAACCTGATGCGTCCTGGCATGTACGGAGCCTATCACCATATAACTGTGCTCGGAAAAGAAAATGAGGCGCCTGCCCGCAAATACGACGTAACCGGCTCCCTCTGTGAAAACAATGATAAGTTTGCAATCGACCGCCCGCTTCCTGAAATCGAAATCGGGGATATCCTTGCAATCCACGATACAGGAGCTCACGGGCATGCAATGGGCTTCAATTATAACGGAAAGCTCCGTTCTGCCGAACTACTTCTCAGGGAAGACGGAAGCGTTGTACAGATCAGGAGAGCCGAGACTATTGAGGATTACTTTGCAACCCTCGATTTTGAAGCCCTGAAAGACTTCAAGTAA
- the polX gene encoding DNA polymerase/3'-5' exonuclease PolX, protein MRNREVAELFYEVADILEYQQVEWKPRAYRKAAQMIENLGKDIETIYAREGKAGLTRIPGVGGSIADHIAEYLKTGRVEKFEKLKGKAPSGAAELMEIRGLGAKKMKKLADALGIRTLSDLKNAIAAHRLRRLEGFGEKTEENLAKAIEQYEKSHARIALGKALPIADEIISALKARCKDTTSKVDLSKIIYTGSLRRLKETIGDIDILAEAKKGEALKVMNCFVSLPDVDQVILKGITKSSVILKEGTAIDLRVVPPESYGAALQYFTGSKEHNIELRNIAIKKGYKLSEYGLYLKESGKQIAGSSEEEIYKTLGLAYIPPELRENRGEIKAAAKNALPKLIEQSDLRGDLHVHTNYSEGKDSLKTMIERAEALGYEYIAITDHSRSQKIARGLEIEKLKAQWEEIDKLSKRFRIKILKGSEVDILKDGNLDYPDEILKELDVVLGSIHSGFALPEKEMTERIVMALENRYLDILAHPSGRLLGKREPYAVNYERVFEAAAANGKLIEINSQPSRLDLNDELILRAKTFGIKFCISTDSHSATDLSFMRYGIGQARRGWIEKEDVVNTYPYSRLKEILKKSKE, encoded by the coding sequence TTGAGAAATCGCGAAGTAGCTGAGTTATTTTATGAAGTTGCTGATATTCTTGAGTACCAGCAGGTTGAGTGGAAACCGCGAGCTTATCGGAAAGCAGCCCAGATGATAGAAAACCTCGGGAAAGACATAGAAACTATTTATGCCAGAGAAGGAAAAGCCGGCTTGACCAGAATTCCAGGTGTTGGGGGGTCCATTGCCGACCACATTGCTGAGTATCTCAAAACAGGCAGAGTTGAAAAATTCGAGAAACTCAAAGGGAAAGCCCCTTCAGGTGCTGCGGAACTCATGGAAATCCGCGGGCTTGGCGCAAAAAAAATGAAAAAGCTTGCCGACGCCCTGGGGATAAGGACGCTCTCAGATCTTAAAAATGCGATCGCTGCCCACAGGCTCAGGAGGCTCGAAGGCTTCGGAGAAAAAACTGAAGAAAACCTGGCAAAAGCAATTGAGCAGTATGAGAAAAGTCATGCCCGAATAGCTCTCGGGAAAGCGCTTCCAATCGCAGACGAGATAATATCCGCTTTAAAAGCCAGGTGTAAGGATACGACCTCTAAAGTTGATCTTTCAAAGATAATCTACACCGGCTCACTTCGCAGGTTAAAAGAGACGATCGGTGATATTGACATCCTGGCAGAAGCCAAAAAAGGAGAAGCTTTAAAGGTAATGAATTGTTTTGTCTCCCTTCCTGATGTTGATCAAGTTATCTTAAAAGGTATCACAAAAAGCAGTGTGATTCTAAAAGAAGGAACTGCTATTGACCTGAGAGTAGTTCCACCTGAAAGCTACGGGGCAGCTCTTCAGTATTTCACGGGCTCAAAGGAACACAACATAGAACTCAGGAACATTGCCATAAAGAAAGGTTACAAACTTTCGGAGTACGGGCTGTATTTAAAGGAGTCCGGAAAACAGATTGCAGGCAGTAGTGAAGAAGAGATTTATAAAACACTTGGTCTTGCCTACATCCCGCCCGAACTTCGTGAAAACAGGGGAGAGATTAAAGCCGCTGCAAAAAATGCCCTCCCAAAACTGATAGAACAAAGCGATCTCAGGGGAGATCTCCATGTGCACACAAACTACAGCGAAGGAAAGGATAGCCTTAAAACCATGATTGAAAGAGCAGAAGCTCTTGGCTATGAATATATCGCAATAACCGACCATTCCCGCTCCCAGAAGATTGCCAGGGGCCTGGAAATTGAGAAATTAAAAGCTCAGTGGGAAGAGATAGACAAACTTTCAAAGCGCTTCCGGATAAAAATTCTTAAAGGCTCCGAGGTTGACATCCTGAAAGATGGGAACCTTGATTACCCGGATGAAATCCTCAAAGAACTCGATGTTGTCTTAGGGTCCATACATTCCGGTTTTGCCTTGCCTGAGAAAGAAATGACCGAAAGAATTGTCATGGCTCTGGAGAACAGGTATCTTGATATCCTTGCCCACCCTTCAGGCAGGCTGCTTGGGAAAAGGGAGCCTTATGCCGTTAATTATGAAAGGGTTTTTGAGGCTGCGGCTGCAAACGGAAAATTGATCGAGATCAACAGCCAGCCTTCAAGGCTTGACCTTAACGACGAGCTCATCCTTCGGGCAAAAACCTTTGGCATTAAATTTTGCATCTCCACTGACAGCCATTCCGCTACCGACCTTTCCTTCATGCGATACGGAATAGGACAGGCACGGCGCGGCTGGATAGAAAAAGAAGATGTTGTAAACACTTACCCCTACTCCAGGCTTAAAGAAATTCTAAAAAAATCCAAAGAATAA
- a CDS encoding ATP-dependent DNA ligase, with protein MEGKEVKDSAYLFLGSIGPAFENTTLGVGDKIALKAIASAYRVSEEEVKKRYSTTGDLGDVAFELSRGEKKSLTIDEVFGKLREIKETSGKGSQEEKVRLLSSILQRASPEEGKYIVRIVLGKLRLGFGDQFLLEAFSIAFTGDKKYAAKIKESYNVCTDIGELAESLSEHGLRALGRFSIKLGRPVRSMLAHRVESFEELEKRIPGKKAAEEKYDGERVQIHKNGNEIKAFSRRLEDITAQYPDLVEAVRRGINAERIVLDGEIIAYVEGSKADDSTQEFYSFQRLMQRRRKYEVQKYAEIFPVAVFFFDILYLEGNSLLKEPHPRRRTLLEENVKQSEVLRLAGRIVTDNLEEIEDFFNKTLEKKLEGIIIKSMSSNAVYEAGKRSWFWLKWKEEYAEGMRETFDLVIVGKYYGRGKRKGSFGALLYAILNEEEQRYETFTKVGTGFTERDAREIDSLLSEHIVNEIPKNVLIKSRMLPDIFVEPAVVIGFLVRKSRKVPATLQDREKEIQGLLCSFLDFCV; from the coding sequence CTGGAAGGAAAGGAAGTAAAGGACAGTGCATACCTTTTTCTCGGAAGCATAGGACCTGCGTTTGAAAACACGACACTGGGAGTAGGGGATAAGATTGCTTTAAAAGCAATTGCGTCTGCATACAGAGTTTCAGAAGAGGAGGTTAAAAAGAGATATTCAACGACAGGGGACCTTGGGGATGTGGCGTTTGAGTTAAGCAGGGGAGAAAAAAAGTCGCTTACAATTGATGAAGTATTCGGAAAGCTCAGGGAAATAAAGGAAACCTCAGGAAAAGGGAGCCAGGAAGAAAAGGTCAGGCTACTTTCCAGTATTCTGCAACGAGCCAGCCCGGAAGAAGGGAAATATATAGTCAGGATTGTGCTGGGAAAGCTAAGGCTGGGGTTTGGAGACCAGTTTCTGCTTGAAGCGTTTTCTATTGCTTTTACAGGGGATAAGAAATATGCTGCAAAGATTAAGGAAAGCTACAATGTTTGCACCGATATTGGAGAGCTTGCAGAATCCCTTTCAGAGCATGGTCTCAGAGCTCTTGGGCGCTTTTCCATAAAACTGGGACGGCCTGTCAGGTCAATGCTTGCTCATCGAGTAGAATCTTTCGAAGAGCTTGAAAAAAGGATTCCCGGAAAAAAGGCAGCTGAAGAAAAGTATGATGGGGAAAGAGTGCAGATCCATAAAAACGGAAACGAGATCAAAGCCTTCTCTCGAAGGCTCGAGGATATAACTGCCCAATATCCTGATCTTGTGGAAGCAGTCAGGAGAGGCATTAACGCAGAGAGAATCGTGCTTGATGGGGAAATCATTGCATACGTTGAAGGCAGTAAAGCCGATGACTCTACCCAAGAATTTTATTCATTCCAGAGACTGATGCAGAGGCGCAGGAAATATGAGGTTCAAAAATATGCTGAAATCTTTCCTGTTGCAGTATTCTTTTTCGATATCCTGTACCTGGAAGGAAATTCCCTCCTGAAAGAACCGCACCCCAGGAGAAGAACTCTTCTCGAGGAAAATGTAAAACAATCGGAGGTTCTTCGCCTGGCTGGAAGAATTGTTACGGACAATCTTGAGGAGATCGAGGACTTTTTCAACAAGACTCTAGAAAAGAAGCTTGAAGGAATTATAATCAAATCCATGAGCAGCAATGCGGTTTACGAAGCCGGAAAAAGGAGCTGGTTCTGGCTCAAGTGGAAAGAAGAATATGCCGAGGGAATGCGAGAGACCTTTGACCTTGTAATTGTAGGGAAATATTACGGGCGAGGAAAGAGGAAAGGCTCATTTGGAGCCCTCCTCTACGCTATTCTCAACGAAGAAGAGCAGCGTTATGAGACTTTTACGAAAGTAGGTACAGGATTTACGGAAAGGGATGCAAGGGAAATCGACAGCCTGCTTTCAGAGCATATAGTGAATGAAATCCCTAAAAACGTGCTCATAAAAAGTAGGATGCTGCCAGATATTTTTGTAGAACCCGCTGTGGTTATCGGGTTCTTGGTGCGGAAATCACGAAAAGTCCCGGCCACACTGCAGGACAGGGAGAAAGAGATACAGGGCTTGCTCTGCTCTTTCCTCGATTTTTGCGTATAA
- a CDS encoding PaaI family thioesterase, with translation MENIKEFFKNDNFAAMSGIEILEVSPGYAKAVMNIEEKHLNALKTVQGGALFTLADLTFAAASNAHGNVAVAINANISFVKAATGKTLTAEAKETSINSKISTYTVNITDDRGDLVAIFQGMGYRKKTSLADLSRI, from the coding sequence ATGGAAAATATTAAAGAATTTTTTAAGAATGATAATTTTGCTGCAATGTCAGGAATCGAAATTCTTGAAGTCTCTCCAGGGTATGCAAAAGCTGTCATGAATATAGAAGAAAAACACCTCAATGCCCTGAAAACCGTTCAGGGAGGAGCATTGTTTACCCTTGCAGATCTTACTTTTGCTGCAGCCTCAAATGCACACGGCAATGTTGCTGTTGCTATCAATGCAAATATCTCTTTCGTGAAAGCCGCAACAGGGAAAACTCTTACAGCCGAGGCAAAAGAAACATCTATTAACTCCAAAATTTCAACGTATACCGTAAACATAACTGATGATAGAGGAGACCTGGTGGCGATTTTTCAGGGCATGGGTTACAGGAAAAAGACTTCACTTGCTGATCTATCCCGCATTTGA